The proteins below are encoded in one region of Candidatus Brocadiaceae bacterium:
- a CDS encoding Ldh family oxidoreductase, whose product MVLVKAEKISEFIKAVLLKASVRDDVAGYVTEGLVQTSLRGVDSHGVRLLPHYLEGVKGGRINSCPKYTFTQTAPSTGTLDADHTFGHAAGMEAAKRSVELASKAGTGHVAIYNSTHFGAAAYYTLEIVKHDMIGMSFTNTDALVKTYAGKKPFLGNNPICFAAPTQGEPFCLDMATSIVTFNKIRQLRDEGLPAPAGVGANRDGIETTNPHEITTLLPVGGYKGYGLSMVVEILCSLLTGMPYGPHIPKMFEAPMNAKRFLGHFVTAMRIDCFQEKETFKERLSAMIKEIKNEPVLDTENAIQVAGEPEQKNYAERTKNGIPLKMTEYEAFQRISKEYNTELSFEE is encoded by the coding sequence ATGGTTTTAGTAAAAGCTGAAAAAATAAGTGAATTTATTAAAGCTGTATTGCTGAAGGCATCTGTTCGAGATGACGTCGCTGGGTATGTAACTGAAGGGTTGGTTCAAACTTCCCTCAGGGGAGTGGATTCTCATGGGGTGAGGCTCTTACCGCATTACCTTGAAGGTGTTAAGGGAGGGAGAATTAATTCTTGTCCAAAGTACACATTTACGCAAACAGCGCCGTCCACGGGCACTCTGGATGCAGATCATACCTTTGGGCATGCGGCGGGTATGGAAGCCGCAAAAAGGTCTGTGGAGCTTGCATCGAAAGCGGGGACGGGACATGTTGCTATTTATAATTCAACCCATTTCGGTGCGGCGGCCTATTATACGCTTGAGATCGTAAAGCATGATATGATTGGCATGAGTTTCACGAATACCGATGCACTTGTTAAGACCTATGCGGGGAAAAAGCCGTTTTTAGGAAATAATCCCATCTGTTTTGCTGCGCCTACTCAAGGAGAACCATTTTGTTTGGATATGGCGACAAGTATCGTTACTTTTAATAAGATACGACAATTAAGAGACGAAGGGTTGCCGGCGCCGGCAGGTGTTGGGGCAAACAGAGATGGTATCGAAACGACCAATCCCCATGAAATAACTACGTTATTGCCGGTCGGTGGATACAAAGGGTACGGACTGAGTATGGTGGTTGAAATTTTGTGCAGTTTGCTTACAGGTATGCCCTACGGGCCACATATTCCTAAAATGTTTGAGGCCCCCATGAATGCGAAACGTTTTCTCGGTCACTTTGTCACGGCAATGAGAATCGATTGTTTTCAGGAAAAAGAAACTTTTAAGGAACGGCTCTCTGCGATGATAAAAGAAATAAAAAATGAACCGGTTTTGGATACTGAGAATGCTATACAGGTGGCAGGTGAACCGGAACAGAAAAACTATGCAGAGAGGACAAAAAATGGAATCCCATTGAAAATGACAGAATATGAAGCCTTTCAGAGGATCAGTAAAGAGTATAATACGGAGCTTTCATTTGAAGAATAG
- a CDS encoding Gfo/Idh/MocA family oxidoreductase → MELTKLQKPVNIVIVGTGMYVCGRGTDTYGTILPAMYEWKKRGKLGNVSVAGTRPEGINVLKEKNACLKRLYGFEIDFRYYPDSDIQDTEAYRKAIRDIPQPACAVVVVPDELHRKVAGEVIEKGFHSLVVKPLAPTVAEVKELIALQAKHRVYCAVEFHKRFDRSNMKLRDAVVSGKIGQPLYSIIEYSQRKSIPTERFKNWVKSINIFQYLGIHYVDIIHFITSALPLRVMAIGQKKWLCSKGLDIFDSIQVIVEWGLPTGDAFTSSFFTNWIDPENTSAMSDQKIKVIGTKGRYEADQKARGITMVTDERGIEEINPDFCSRYGTADGEISFQGYGIISVLQFLEDVENVVSGTVKINELEGRRPTFRDAVIPTVVIEAVNRSLDKNGEWIQTKFTENQFVGFE, encoded by the coding sequence ATGGAACTGACTAAGTTACAAAAACCGGTAAATATTGTTATCGTTGGTACTGGTATGTATGTCTGTGGGCGGGGAACGGACACGTATGGAACAATATTGCCTGCGATGTATGAATGGAAAAAACGAGGAAAGTTAGGCAATGTCTCTGTTGCCGGTACGAGGCCTGAGGGCATTAATGTCTTAAAGGAAAAGAATGCATGTCTGAAGAGGCTCTATGGTTTCGAGATTGATTTTAGATACTATCCGGATTCAGATATTCAAGATACAGAAGCATATAGAAAGGCGATAAGAGATATTCCACAGCCTGCTTGTGCAGTTGTAGTGGTTCCTGATGAACTGCATAGAAAGGTTGCTGGAGAGGTAATTGAAAAAGGGTTTCATTCCCTTGTTGTAAAACCCCTTGCGCCAACAGTTGCAGAGGTTAAGGAATTGATAGCACTTCAGGCAAAACACCGTGTGTATTGTGCCGTGGAATTTCACAAAAGATTCGACCGATCAAATATGAAACTAAGAGATGCTGTAGTAAGTGGAAAAATTGGCCAACCGTTATACTCAATCATAGAATACAGTCAACGTAAGAGTATTCCCACTGAGCGGTTTAAAAACTGGGTTAAGTCAATAAACATTTTTCAATACCTTGGAATTCACTATGTTGATATTATCCATTTCATAACGAGTGCTTTACCCTTGCGTGTAATGGCGATAGGGCAAAAAAAATGGCTTTGTTCAAAAGGTCTTGATATTTTTGATTCCATCCAGGTAATCGTAGAATGGGGATTACCCACAGGAGATGCGTTTACATCATCTTTTTTTACCAACTGGATAGATCCTGAAAATACTTCAGCAATGTCAGACCAGAAAATAAAGGTGATAGGGACAAAAGGCCGGTATGAGGCTGACCAAAAAGCACGTGGTATTACTATGGTAACGGATGAAAGAGGAATAGAAGAAATCAATCCCGATTTTTGTTCTCGGTACGGAACGGCAGACGGAGAAATATCCTTTCAGGGGTATGGAATTATCAGTGTTTTGCAGTTTCTCGAAGATGTAGAAAATGTAGTTTCAGGAACAGTAAAAATAAACGAATTGGAAGGCAGAAGACCCACATTCAGAGATGCGGTTATCCCGACGGTTGTTATCGAGGCAGTAAATAGGAGTCTTGATAAGAACGGTGAATGGATACAGACAAAATTTACTGAAAATCAATTCGTTGGGTTTGAATAA
- a CDS encoding aldo/keto reductase has product MTKKFQVDIQQLALHWIMSHPGVQAVICGTSSWGQLQKNIKALNTPLHTSIVEEVNAVVKKYVQGKSRIRNTLWNTAVKGKKASPLWGSYGTD; this is encoded by the coding sequence TTGACAAAAAAATTCCAGGTCGATATACAGCAGTTGGCGCTCCATTGGATAATGAGTCATCCTGGCGTTCAAGCAGTGATTTGTGGTACAAGTTCTTGGGGACAATTACAGAAAAACATCAAGGCCCTCAATACGCCTTTGCATACAAGCATTGTTGAGGAGGTGAATGCTGTTGTCAAGAAATATGTACAGGGAAAATCCCGTATCAGGAATACGTTATGGAATACCGCGGTAAAGGGAAAAAAAGCAAGTCCTCTGTGGGGAAGTTATGGAACTGACTAA
- a CDS encoding nucleotidyltransferase domain-containing protein codes for MKKEDIIGFIFSHKTEFEQRVGVKRIGLFGGYARDEGREESDIDIVVELEKPDLFCLIGIKQAVEESLGNRVDIVRLRDKMNNALRRRIERDVIYV; via the coding sequence ATGAAAAAGGAAGATATTATAGGTTTTATTTTCAGCCACAAAACTGAATTTGAACAAAGAGTTGGCGTCAAAAGGATAGGTCTCTTTGGCGGTTACGCTAGAGACGAAGGTCGTGAGGAGAGCGATATTGATATTGTGGTTGAACTTGAAAAGCCCGACCTTTTTTGTCTGATAGGCATTAAGCAAGCTGTTGAGGAGTCTCTCGGTAACAGGGTTGATATTGTTCGTCTCAGAGATAAAATGAACAATGCCTTAAGGCGTAGAATAGAACGTGATGTCATTTATGTTTGA
- a CDS encoding oligosaccharide flippase family protein — MLLKKIISISKERKSLIRSIRIYTFTNVAETAIPFVLMPVLTRLLSTFDYGIIATFNAIRTNANPVISMATPAAVGRAYYDRDKVGFDFQCYIYNALVVNFALLLVTLLVLVFCKNFIPGIEGIGTFWLFLIPVIVWAAATSNIRVKLWIYQHHPHNNGIFRILQALTEFGLSILLISILFKSWKGRLVGVGVTEVIFCFIAVYIIYKYDRLNPRINIEYIKDILKFGLPLLPHSFGWMLIWTADKYFINAMVGVSATGIYGVAYAIAAGISLLAAPVDTSAAPIIYEKLANLNDRVAMKMVMASYGYFFFLVVAAFILWLVSPIILKVLVDEKFWGASEYILWIGLGYSFHGMSRFFNQYIQYSKKTYLMSYNTFAAGLIAVVANYILIKLNGVVGAAQATCLAYAIYFILTWRMANKLYPMPWFSIFKPKNLKEAFLSF, encoded by the coding sequence GTGTTGCTAAAAAAAATCATTTCCATAAGTAAAGAGAGAAAATCCCTCATTAGATCTATTCGCATATATACGTTTACAAATGTTGCAGAAACTGCAATTCCATTCGTCTTGATGCCCGTTTTAACAAGATTATTATCTACGTTTGATTACGGTATTATTGCTACTTTTAATGCTATTCGGACAAATGCGAATCCTGTTATTTCAATGGCAACGCCAGCTGCTGTGGGCAGGGCATACTATGACAGGGATAAAGTCGGATTTGACTTCCAATGTTACATCTATAATGCGTTGGTAGTAAATTTTGCTTTGCTCTTGGTGACACTATTAGTGCTGGTTTTTTGTAAGAATTTTATCCCTGGTATTGAAGGAATTGGTACATTCTGGCTTTTTCTGATACCTGTTATTGTATGGGCAGCGGCTACTTCTAATATAAGGGTTAAATTATGGATTTATCAGCACCATCCACACAATAATGGTATCTTTAGAATATTACAGGCATTAACCGAATTTGGCTTGTCTATCTTGTTGATTAGTATTTTGTTTAAAAGCTGGAAAGGCAGACTGGTCGGTGTAGGGGTAACTGAAGTTATCTTTTGCTTTATAGCCGTTTATATTATCTATAAGTATGACAGGTTAAATCCTAGAATAAATATAGAATATATAAAAGATATTTTAAAATTTGGATTGCCGTTATTGCCACATTCATTTGGATGGATGCTTATCTGGACGGCAGATAAATATTTTATCAATGCTATGGTGGGTGTTTCTGCTACGGGAATATATGGGGTGGCCTATGCCATTGCTGCAGGCATTTCTCTGCTGGCTGCCCCTGTTGATACTTCGGCTGCACCGATAATTTATGAAAAACTTGCAAATTTAAATGATCGTGTGGCAATGAAGATGGTTATGGCAAGTTATGGATATTTTTTTTTTCTTGTTGTTGCGGCTTTTATCCTGTGGCTTGTATCTCCAATAATTTTAAAGGTCTTGGTTGATGAAAAATTTTGGGGGGCCAGTGAGTATATTTTATGGATAGGACTTGGTTACTCATTTCATGGGATGTCCCGGTTTTTTAATCAATATATTCAATATTCAAAAAAAACCTATCTTATGTCTTATAATACTTTTGCAGCAGGGCTCATTGCGGTTGTTGCCAACTATATACTGATAAAGCTCAATGGAGTTGTTGGCGCTGCACAGGCCACCTGTTTGGCTTACGCGATCTATTTTATTCTCACATGGAGAATGGCTAATAAGCTTTATCCGATGCCCTGGTTTTCAATATTCAAACCAAAAAATCTGAAAGAAGCATTTCTATCATTTTAA